In one window of Leptospira sp. WS92.C1 DNA:
- a CDS encoding FecR domain-containing protein, whose amino-acid sequence MLAKNFKKTTLIILSFSFFSCSIIFSLFLQEDQTPSGMIVIFQNGNVEIERNGKKIKSAPGFIVRENDTIKIGSGSIDVQTANGDIIRMKSFSKITLKDISSGSKPNTNLYVQTGELLIKANKLKSKESFFLTTPTAVAGVRGTTFSFELTEGKPPKVKVYEGAVAISFKIPKDIIENNKAQDKELYNDFITFLEKNEVVLENGDSSYIEPSLDDMIQLVVTRMEQNEDISKQFDAIKKTENHDFRKVEFTETPQEAAEIETLVQTNPDLVVKALKEKNPDSTQPVIASVSMEIQADHDSKLEEALKKIETTAQSNELKDEAKIREYYNILEIVVKTDGTKLSGAVVTQIGDKLILHTPSGVKRLNKNEIDYVDYQSFQIKTKSK is encoded by the coding sequence ATGTTGGCAAAAAATTTTAAAAAAACTACCCTTATCATTCTATCTTTCTCCTTTTTTTCTTGCAGCATTATTTTCTCTTTGTTTTTACAAGAAGACCAAACTCCTTCCGGAATGATCGTGATCTTTCAAAATGGAAACGTTGAAATCGAACGAAACGGTAAAAAAATAAAATCCGCACCAGGCTTTATCGTTAGAGAAAACGATACGATCAAAATCGGATCCGGTTCGATCGACGTTCAAACGGCAAACGGCGATATCATTCGAATGAAATCCTTTAGTAAAATAACATTGAAAGATATTTCGAGCGGCTCCAAACCGAATACGAATTTGTATGTTCAAACGGGGGAATTGTTGATCAAAGCGAATAAACTCAAATCAAAAGAATCTTTTTTTCTAACTACCCCAACCGCAGTCGCAGGAGTTCGCGGAACCACATTCTCTTTTGAGTTAACAGAGGGGAAACCTCCCAAGGTAAAAGTTTATGAAGGCGCCGTCGCTATCTCTTTTAAAATTCCGAAAGACATTATAGAAAACAACAAAGCGCAAGATAAAGAATTGTATAATGACTTTATAACATTTTTGGAAAAAAACGAAGTTGTGTTGGAAAACGGCGATTCTTCGTATATAGAGCCGAGTTTAGACGATATGATTCAACTTGTCGTTACAAGAATGGAGCAAAACGAGGATATCTCCAAGCAATTTGATGCGATCAAGAAAACGGAGAATCATGATTTTCGGAAAGTGGAATTTACAGAAACCCCGCAGGAGGCGGCGGAAATAGAAACATTGGTTCAAACAAATCCGGATTTAGTAGTCAAAGCGCTGAAGGAAAAAAATCCGGACTCTACTCAGCCTGTCATCGCTTCGGTTTCAATGGAAATACAAGCGGATCATGACTCCAAGCTCGAAGAGGCTTTGAAAAAAATCGAAACTACGGCGCAATCCAACGAACTCAAAGACGAGGCGAAAATCAGAGAGTATTACAATATTCTTGAAATTGTCGTCAAGACCGATGGAACGAAACTTTCGGGAGCCGTCGTCACTCAAATCGGGGATAAGCTGATTCTCCATACCCCATCCGGAGTAAAACGACTGAATAAAAACGAAATAGACTATGTAGATTATCAATCTTTTCAGATCAAAACAAAATCGAAATAA
- the purT gene encoding formate-dependent phosphoribosylglycinamide formyltransferase, whose protein sequence is MKKKILLLGSGELGKEFVIAAQRLGQHVIAVDSYDNAPAMQVAHEKEIINMLDGNLLDQVVAKHKPDLIVPEIEAIRTERFYEYEKQGYQIVPSAKAANFTMNRKAIRDLAAKELKLLTAKYQYASTEEELKKAIQELGFPCVIKPLMSSSGKGQSVIKSGDDISKAWEASQTKGRAGAAEVIVEEFIPFESEITLLTVTQKNGKTLFCPPIGHRQERGDYQESWQPAEIFETQLAEAQRMADLVTRELTGAGIWGVEFFLTKDQVYFSELSPRPHDTGMVTLAGTQNFNEFELHLRAILGIPIFEITSERKGASAVILAKTDGKSPEVSGLDIASGMPESDFRIFGKPTTRPYRRMGVTLAYSRRGGEEISSLRKRAVLLASKIKVD, encoded by the coding sequence ATGAAAAAGAAAATTCTTCTCCTCGGATCCGGGGAACTCGGTAAGGAATTCGTAATCGCGGCCCAAAGACTCGGGCAACATGTAATTGCGGTCGATTCTTATGACAACGCTCCCGCAATGCAGGTCGCTCACGAAAAAGAAATCATCAACATGTTAGACGGCAATCTTTTAGACCAAGTCGTCGCCAAACACAAACCGGATTTGATCGTTCCGGAAATCGAAGCAATTCGAACCGAAAGATTTTACGAATACGAAAAACAAGGGTATCAAATCGTTCCATCCGCAAAGGCCGCGAACTTTACGATGAATCGAAAAGCGATCCGCGATTTGGCTGCGAAAGAATTAAAGCTTTTAACCGCAAAATATCAATACGCTTCCACTGAAGAAGAACTTAAAAAAGCGATTCAAGAATTAGGTTTTCCTTGTGTGATCAAGCCGCTTATGTCCTCTTCCGGTAAAGGTCAATCCGTGATCAAGTCTGGAGACGATATTTCCAAAGCTTGGGAAGCATCTCAAACAAAGGGAAGAGCCGGTGCAGCGGAAGTAATCGTGGAAGAATTTATTCCTTTCGAATCCGAGATCACATTGTTGACCGTAACTCAGAAAAACGGAAAAACACTTTTCTGTCCGCCGATCGGTCACAGACAAGAAAGAGGGGATTATCAGGAAAGTTGGCAGCCTGCAGAAATTTTCGAAACTCAGTTGGCGGAAGCGCAAAGAATGGCGGATTTGGTAACAAGGGAATTGACGGGTGCGGGAATCTGGGGTGTGGAATTTTTTCTTACAAAGGATCAGGTTTATTTTTCGGAACTTTCCCCCAGACCTCACGATACCGGAATGGTTACGTTAGCCGGAACACAAAACTTCAACGAATTCGAACTGCACTTAAGAGCGATTTTAGGAATTCCGATTTTCGAAATCACCTCGGAAAGAAAAGGGGCAAGCGCTGTAATTCTCGCCAAAACCGATGGAAAATCCCCCGAAGTCAGCGGATTGGATATCGCGTCCGGAATGCCCGAATCGGATTTTAGAATTTTTGGAAAACCGACCACAAGACCGTATCGCAGAATGGGTGTAACACTCGCTTATTCGCGCCGCGGAGGCGAGGAGATTTCCTCTCTTCGCAAACGAGCCGTTCTTCTTGCATCCAAGATCAAAGTGGATTAG
- a CDS encoding 1-acyl-sn-glycerol-3-phosphate acyltransferase translates to MEEIKTSGPCLANIAVLGGGPMGIFLSTYLSPKTEDLYLWYDDRKRAEKIEKGRIASLLEDSITLPENVRVTSEFGFLKKGSWILIIAVPSRLMEGILEELIKVLDKDVPHFIFTFTKGILSVSTRRKTNCITYSEYIEKLSLASGFTSLEYTAVNGPNLLGELKREHHSFYCLASSGSKSIEIFESLFNGSKHHTKSYEDLNGLELFGAMKNPIAIACGIASGIPECGSNFEGELISLGYSEIVLLLETLEIPTRPVQEYGLADLISSCTSRYSRNKAYGHRFVRKLISGEDQPNLIERIELFFNPAEFIQKEVSQSESHVEGAFVLSSIIALAEEKKVEIPLYNTLFQILTRRVSPTELIRFVSKSTSDEVRHISKTATKRSGMGMTSGKKFQQALGKNVLRQVNGHPGMTDRVIKQSTLIVKSLKKRYEEAQESNDITDLLQIPKEIQLWKEVEKNFQEKGSKDLSRILDFYVSEIADDYKPFLRDTLIHLIAPTRFIFSGFKSGAGLPKIGGCIKEIKALASRYDILYTPTHRSHLDSVEVAFGLKWLGLPVPRYAADKKVMATPGLASILKSLGAYMVDRKRNRNILYLECLTQYSTMMLEAGIPTLVYPEGTRSRTGGIIPIKTGILSTSVEAYKHTGSEVIVVPIALSYENVPEDEEFCGSDKKPGFRDFFYKRTEVYMDLCEPIPVSKYIHEEDPTGSIGFEITQGWKKYRRILPNQLLARLLVESGTETPISFLELKAMIKEAVLTKKGNYLARDPDEILNKGTKVLKQRRMISVENGLVKVLDPNLIQYYANMCTDEIP, encoded by the coding sequence ATGGAAGAAATAAAAACTTCGGGACCGTGTTTGGCAAATATCGCGGTTTTAGGGGGAGGACCGATGGGGATCTTCCTATCAACCTATCTTTCCCCAAAAACAGAAGATTTGTATTTATGGTATGATGATAGAAAACGTGCTGAAAAAATTGAAAAGGGAAGAATCGCTTCCCTATTGGAAGACTCGATCACTTTGCCCGAGAACGTTCGAGTTACGAGCGAGTTTGGTTTTTTAAAAAAAGGCTCTTGGATTTTGATCATAGCGGTTCCTTCGCGTTTGATGGAAGGAATTTTGGAAGAACTGATAAAGGTTTTGGATAAAGACGTCCCCCATTTTATTTTTACATTTACAAAGGGAATTTTATCGGTTTCTACAAGACGCAAAACAAATTGTATTACATATTCTGAATACATAGAAAAACTTTCTCTTGCGAGCGGTTTTACCTCGTTGGAATACACGGCCGTAAACGGTCCGAATTTATTGGGGGAATTAAAACGCGAACATCATAGTTTTTACTGTTTAGCATCGTCCGGATCAAAGTCCATAGAAATCTTTGAATCCTTATTTAACGGATCCAAACATCACACAAAATCATACGAGGATTTAAACGGTCTTGAATTGTTCGGAGCCATGAAAAATCCGATTGCGATCGCATGTGGTATCGCTTCCGGAATCCCGGAATGTGGCAGCAACTTCGAGGGTGAGTTGATTAGTCTCGGATATTCGGAAATTGTCCTTCTTTTAGAAACATTAGAAATTCCTACTAGACCCGTCCAAGAATACGGATTGGCGGATCTCATTTCTTCCTGTACTTCCCGATACAGCCGAAACAAGGCGTATGGACATCGTTTTGTTCGAAAGCTGATTTCCGGCGAAGATCAACCGAATCTCATCGAAAGGATTGAATTGTTTTTTAATCCCGCAGAATTCATTCAAAAAGAAGTAAGTCAAAGCGAAAGTCATGTGGAAGGCGCGTTTGTCCTTTCTTCGATCATCGCTTTGGCGGAGGAAAAAAAAGTTGAGATCCCTCTTTACAATACTCTATTTCAGATTCTTACAAGACGTGTTTCTCCGACCGAGCTGATTCGATTTGTATCCAAATCCACTTCGGACGAGGTGCGTCATATTTCAAAAACCGCGACCAAACGTTCCGGGATGGGAATGACTTCCGGAAAAAAATTTCAACAAGCTCTGGGTAAAAATGTTCTGCGTCAAGTGAATGGACATCCAGGAATGACAGATCGGGTTATCAAACAATCTACCTTGATCGTTAAATCTTTAAAAAAGCGATACGAGGAAGCGCAGGAATCCAACGATATCACGGATCTTTTGCAAATTCCCAAAGAGATTCAGCTTTGGAAGGAAGTTGAAAAGAATTTTCAGGAAAAAGGAAGTAAAGACTTATCCAGAATCCTGGATTTTTACGTATCCGAAATCGCGGATGATTACAAACCGTTTTTACGAGACACTTTGATTCATTTGATCGCGCCAACTCGATTTATTTTTAGCGGTTTTAAATCCGGAGCGGGTCTTCCAAAAATCGGAGGATGTATCAAGGAAATAAAAGCCTTAGCATCGCGTTATGATATTCTTTATACGCCCACTCACCGATCTCATTTGGATTCCGTGGAAGTTGCGTTCGGTTTAAAATGGTTGGGTCTTCCGGTTCCAAGATACGCCGCTGATAAAAAAGTGATGGCCACTCCCGGTTTGGCGAGTATTCTCAAATCGCTCGGGGCATACATGGTAGACAGAAAAAGAAATCGGAATATTCTATATTTGGAATGTTTGACTCAATATTCTACTATGATGCTCGAAGCGGGAATCCCGACTCTCGTATATCCCGAAGGAACTCGTTCGAGAACCGGAGGAATCATTCCGATCAAAACGGGAATTTTATCCACTTCCGTGGAAGCTTATAAACACACCGGATCGGAGGTCATTGTGGTTCCGATCGCGTTGTCTTATGAAAACGTTCCGGAGGACGAGGAGTTTTGCGGAAGCGATAAAAAGCCTGGATTTAGAGATTTTTTTTATAAAAGAACGGAAGTTTATATGGATCTTTGCGAACCGATACCGGTTTCAAAATACATTCATGAAGAGGATCCGACCGGCTCGATCGGTTTTGAAATTACGCAAGGTTGGAAAAAATACCGTCGAATTTTACCCAATCAGTTGCTCGCAAGATTGTTGGTCGAATCAGGAACGGAGACACCGATTTCTTTTTTGGAATTAAAGGCGATGATAAAAGAAGCGGTTCTTACCAAAAAGGGAAATTATCTGGCCCGGGATCCCGACGAGATTTTAAACAAAGGAACCAAAGTTTTAAAACAGAGAAGGATGATTTCCGTTGAAAACGGACTCGTAAAAGTATTGGATCCGAATTTGATCCAATACTATGCAAATATGTGCACCGACGAAATTCCCTAA
- a CDS encoding NAD-dependent epimerase/dehydratase family protein translates to MIQTILVTGGSGSLGLVLVPELLKKYRVLCLGRNLLSFPNLIRFDPNFVFIEFDLEKTKEFKTKENPVFIIHLAGKVSGEATSLEEYKLGNEIPTANILKIAAKNQKTGILFSSSTSVYGFSETAVTEKSPLKGNTFYAISKIECESLVEKSKNPFVILRIASVFGPTNKSFLNKLLRLFQYGILLYSGNPNFKKSMVYSSDVVEAILLILEKWKKASGKIYNIAYPEVLSSQEIESLFSKLIPGKFFVRLRLKGFILFLFNIVNFLISKILKKKINIEYIQESSIVDSSRFEKDLNFRFKTTFEEGIQNILKSKS, encoded by the coding sequence ATGATTCAGACAATTCTCGTTACCGGGGGAAGCGGTTCCTTAGGACTTGTTTTAGTTCCGGAGTTGTTAAAAAAATACAGAGTACTTTGCCTTGGAAGAAATCTTTTATCCTTTCCAAATTTGATACGCTTTGATCCAAACTTTGTTTTTATTGAATTTGATTTGGAAAAAACGAAAGAATTCAAAACCAAAGAAAATCCCGTCTTTATCATTCATCTCGCAGGAAAAGTAAGCGGAGAAGCGACAAGTCTCGAAGAATACAAGTTAGGAAACGAAATCCCAACCGCGAATATCCTTAAAATTGCGGCAAAGAATCAAAAAACGGGAATTTTATTTTCAAGTTCAACGTCCGTGTACGGTTTTTCCGAAACCGCTGTCACCGAAAAATCGCCGTTAAAGGGTAATACCTTTTATGCGATATCAAAGATAGAATGTGAATCTCTCGTAGAAAAATCCAAAAACCCTTTTGTCATTTTAAGAATCGCCTCCGTTTTTGGTCCAACCAATAAGAGTTTTCTCAATAAACTGCTGCGGTTATTTCAATACGGAATTTTGCTTTACTCCGGAAATCCGAACTTCAAAAAATCGATGGTCTATTCTTCAGACGTGGTGGAAGCCATTCTTTTGATTTTAGAAAAATGGAAAAAAGCATCCGGAAAAATATATAATATCGCATATCCCGAAGTTTTGTCCTCTCAAGAAATAGAATCTCTTTTTTCAAAACTTATCCCCGGGAAGTTTTTTGTCCGACTGAGACTGAAAGGGTTTATTTTATTTTTATTCAATATCGTTAATTTTCTGATTTCAAAGATTTTAAAAAAGAAAATCAACATAGAATACATTCAGGAATCTTCGATCGTGGATTCTAGTCGTTTTGAAAAGGATTTAAATTTTCGTTTTAAAACAACCTTCGAAGAAGGAATTCAAAACATTCTAAAATCGAAATCGTAA
- a CDS encoding MarR family winged helix-turn-helix transcriptional regulator, giving the protein MSTKDLLLENQICFPLYACSRAVTALYRPILEELSLTYPQYLVLLVLWKEDGSSVKEIGKKLHLDSGTLTPLLKRLEESELVIRKRSLNDERSVQIFLSSKGKKLKEKAVCVPGKLLENLNIDKKTLLDLKNDLDRLLLLLSDPVEA; this is encoded by the coding sequence ATGAGTACAAAGGATTTACTTTTAGAAAATCAAATTTGTTTTCCACTCTATGCTTGTTCGAGAGCGGTCACCGCGTTATATAGACCGATTCTCGAAGAGCTGAGCCTTACGTATCCTCAGTATTTGGTTCTTCTTGTTTTATGGAAAGAGGACGGAAGCAGCGTAAAAGAAATCGGTAAAAAACTCCATCTTGATTCGGGAACTTTGACTCCCTTATTAAAACGACTTGAAGAATCGGAACTCGTAATTAGAAAACGGTCTCTGAACGACGAAAGATCCGTGCAGATCTTTCTTTCTTCAAAAGGAAAAAAGCTCAAGGAAAAGGCCGTTTGTGTTCCCGGAAAACTTCTTGAAAATTTGAATATCGATAAAAAAACGCTCCTTGATCTAAAAAACGATTTGGATCGTTTGTTGCTTCTCCTTTCCGATCCGGTGGAAGCATAA
- a CDS encoding glutathione peroxidase has translation MSQTLYDLTATLNSGKDQKLEDYKGKVILIVNTASQCAFTPQYEGLQALYNKYKGEGLEILGFPCDQFKHQEPGSDETIKSFCQRNYGVEFPIFKKIDVNGDDAHPVFRFLRKKASGFFGDSIKWNFTKFLVDKQGNVIKRYAPITTPEKIEKEIQALLKK, from the coding sequence ATGAGCCAGACTTTATATGATTTAACTGCCACCTTAAATAGCGGTAAAGACCAAAAACTGGAGGATTACAAGGGGAAAGTTATTTTGATCGTGAACACAGCGAGCCAATGTGCTTTTACACCTCAATACGAAGGTCTTCAGGCATTGTATAACAAATACAAAGGAGAAGGTTTGGAAATTTTAGGATTTCCTTGTGATCAATTCAAACACCAGGAACCGGGTTCGGATGAAACGATCAAATCTTTTTGCCAGAGAAATTACGGAGTCGAATTTCCTATCTTTAAAAAAATCGACGTAAACGGAGACGATGCTCATCCGGTGTTTCGTTTTTTGAGAAAAAAAGCGTCAGGATTTTTTGGCGATTCGATTAAGTGGAATTTTACAAAATTCTTAGTGGATAAACAAGGAAATGTAATCAAACGTTACGCTCCCATTACCACTCCCGAAAAGATTGAAAAAGAAATCCAAGCGCTTTTAAAAAAATAA
- a CDS encoding type 1 glutamine amidotransferase domain-containing protein, with amino-acid sequence MTSKLKILIPLPSNDFDPSESAIPWKILKENNFEVFFATPDGRPGKADFRMLSGKGLGLWRPILIAHKNARTAYQEMISDSNFLNPYSYQNLKPEDFSGLILPGGHAPGMKEYLESKPLQSFVGKFFATGKPLGAICHGVVLAARSKHPDTDRSILHGKRTTALLKSQEMAAWNLTKLWLGDYYRTYPQSVEDEVKAALKSPDDFHFGPKPIFRDSHTKPERGHVVIDGNYISARWPGDAYSFANSFIKLFKHSQF; translated from the coding sequence ATGACTTCCAAATTAAAAATTCTGATTCCTTTACCCTCAAATGATTTTGATCCTTCCGAAAGTGCGATTCCTTGGAAAATTTTGAAAGAAAACAACTTTGAAGTTTTTTTTGCAACTCCTGACGGGAGACCCGGAAAAGCGGATTTTAGAATGTTATCAGGTAAGGGACTTGGTCTTTGGAGGCCGATCTTAATCGCCCATAAAAATGCAAGAACCGCGTATCAGGAAATGATATCGGATTCTAATTTTCTCAATCCCTATTCGTATCAAAATCTGAAACCGGAAGATTTTTCAGGACTGATCTTGCCTGGGGGTCATGCTCCCGGTATGAAGGAATATCTAGAATCGAAACCGCTTCAAAGTTTTGTAGGCAAGTTTTTTGCTACAGGGAAACCTCTAGGTGCGATTTGTCACGGAGTCGTTTTAGCAGCGAGAAGCAAACATCCCGATACGGATCGTTCCATTTTGCACGGTAAGAGAACAACCGCTCTTTTAAAGTCTCAAGAGATGGCGGCTTGGAACCTGACTAAATTGTGGTTAGGGGATTACTATCGAACCTATCCTCAATCCGTAGAAGATGAGGTAAAGGCAGCTTTAAAAAGTCCGGATGATTTTCACTTTGGTCCAAAACCCATCTTTAGAGATAGTCATACAAAACCGGAACGGGGGCATGTCGTGATCGATGGAAATTATATTTCGGCAAGATGGCCCGGTGACGCCTATTCGTTTGCAAATTCGTTTATCAAACTTTTTAAACATTCTCAATTTTAA
- a CDS encoding monovalent cation:proton antiporter-2 (CPA2) family protein, whose amino-acid sequence MQDHNLLLTLIIFLGAAVIAVPLFKKIGLGSVVGYLIGGGIIGPWGIGLITDVQSILHLSEFGVVLLLFLIGLELKPQRLWILRRPIFGLGGLQVVLSSLIFFVILSFLGLEKAQAIVISISISLSSTAFALQVLGEKNELNTAHGRSAFAILLFQDLAVIPIMAILPFLGETVEGSGSQETWRQILPAIGTILAVILAGRFLARPLFRLVASSGNHEIFTALSLLIVVGVSLLMDQVGLSMALGSFLGGVILADSEYRHELESNLEPFKGLLLGLFFLAVGMSINLGEVLKDPILVILFALGLMFIKAGVLYALGRISKQNEESSLNLAVTISQGGEFAFVILGVGVSLSILPRERADLVIAVVTLSMGLTPIFAIVKDKFTELIFKNSVEQEADKIEEQNRVIIAGFGRFGQIIARMLFVHRIGFTALEHNPEQVNLARRFGYKIYYGDSSKLSLLRSAGAEQADLFILAIQDIEVSVKVAEMVKKQFPNLTIIARARNREHVFKLMELGVKIIRRDTFASALELAGETLSHLGFMDSEVEQKVRKFRAHDELTLKGQFQIKDDEKEFIKFSKNSMRQLEAAFEADRQEKEGKVAG is encoded by the coding sequence ATGCAAGATCATAATTTACTCTTAACGCTAATCATATTTCTCGGGGCAGCAGTCATTGCTGTTCCGCTTTTTAAAAAAATCGGATTGGGATCGGTAGTCGGCTATCTGATCGGGGGAGGGATCATCGGACCTTGGGGAATCGGGCTTATCACCGATGTGCAAAGTATTCTTCACTTATCTGAGTTCGGAGTCGTATTACTTTTATTTCTCATCGGTTTGGAATTAAAGCCACAAAGACTTTGGATTTTACGCAGACCCATTTTTGGGCTCGGCGGTTTGCAGGTGGTTCTTTCTTCGCTTATTTTTTTCGTAATTCTTTCGTTTTTAGGTCTCGAAAAAGCACAGGCCATCGTAATCAGCATTAGCATTTCCTTATCTTCCACCGCATTTGCGCTTCAAGTTTTGGGAGAAAAAAACGAACTCAACACTGCACACGGAAGATCCGCATTCGCAATCTTGCTGTTCCAAGATCTTGCGGTAATTCCGATCATGGCTATTCTTCCCTTTTTAGGGGAGACGGTCGAAGGCTCGGGATCTCAGGAAACGTGGAGACAAATTTTACCGGCAATTGGAACGATCCTTGCGGTCATCTTAGCGGGAAGGTTCTTAGCCCGACCTCTTTTCAGACTCGTGGCGTCCTCCGGCAATCATGAAATCTTTACAGCGTTGTCTTTGCTGATCGTGGTCGGAGTTTCACTGCTCATGGATCAGGTCGGTTTGTCGATGGCCTTAGGCTCTTTTTTAGGCGGGGTCATTCTTGCGGATTCCGAATACCGTCACGAATTGGAATCCAATCTAGAACCTTTTAAGGGACTTCTTTTAGGACTTTTCTTTTTAGCGGTCGGTATGTCCATCAATCTCGGAGAAGTTTTAAAGGATCCGATTCTTGTGATTCTTTTTGCTTTGGGATTGATGTTTATCAAAGCGGGAGTTCTTTACGCGTTAGGCAGAATCTCAAAACAAAACGAAGAATCCTCTCTAAATCTGGCCGTAACAATTTCACAAGGCGGCGAATTCGCGTTTGTAATTTTAGGAGTCGGAGTTTCCTTATCGATTTTACCAAGAGAAAGAGCGGACTTAGTCATCGCGGTAGTGACACTTTCCATGGGACTTACTCCGATTTTTGCTATCGTCAAAGATAAGTTTACTGAATTGATTTTTAAAAATTCCGTAGAACAAGAGGCGGATAAGATAGAAGAGCAAAATCGAGTAATCATCGCCGGTTTTGGAAGATTCGGGCAGATCATCGCAAGGATGCTATTTGTACACAGAATCGGATTCACGGCTTTGGAACACAATCCTGAACAGGTCAATTTAGCAAGAAGATTCGGATATAAGATCTACTATGGCGACTCAAGTAAACTCAGTTTATTGAGATCCGCTGGAGCGGAGCAGGCGGATCTATTTATATTAGCGATTCAAGATATAGAAGTATCCGTCAAAGTCGCGGAAATGGTTAAAAAACAATTTCCAAACCTGACCATTATAGCAAGAGCGCGAAATCGGGAACATGTCTTTAAACTAATGGAGCTCGGAGTAAAAATTATACGCAGAGATACGTTTGCATCCGCTCTGGAATTGGCGGGCGAAACTCTCAGTCATTTAGGGTTTATGGATTCGGAAGTTGAACAGAAAGTAAGAAAGTTCAGAGCACACGATGAACTCACACTTAAGGGACAATTTCAAATTAAAGACGACGAAAAAGAATTTATCAAATTTTCAAAAAACTCCATGCGTCAGTTAGAGGCGGCTTTTGAAGCGGATCGTCAAGAAAAGGAGGGAAAAGTGGCTGGTTAA
- a CDS encoding SHOCT domain-containing protein codes for MNVFRLLLIPFLFLSCVSGIRKELNYSSDSIAFYSFENSPRLPSWLDSKAIYIKNDQGKSYKTLIENTLYHLGNKNDSLFNDTALRIFSKELSGEIAERSFQNFERNPNQPYQLWILKKEDSINPGRRIRRSVFLLYSTADSFHFVFLELNQFIDFQTPYSFQDWANYSLSESNIRPSLEVFIPDSAIGTISYFKAENSNESVKYHIFTKFNPVKDSNFTKEETRNSPFKDTEKRLLELKSLYDKKLISEEEYKKKREEILKSL; via the coding sequence ATGAACGTCTTTCGTTTACTTCTTATCCCGTTTTTATTCTTGTCCTGTGTTTCCGGGATACGCAAAGAACTCAATTATTCATCCGATTCAATCGCATTCTATTCGTTTGAAAATTCTCCGAGACTTCCTTCTTGGTTGGACTCAAAAGCGATTTATATCAAAAACGATCAAGGTAAAAGTTATAAAACATTGATAGAAAATACTTTGTATCATTTGGGAAATAAGAACGATTCCCTTTTTAATGATACGGCGCTTCGAATCTTTTCGAAAGAATTGAGCGGTGAAATCGCCGAACGCTCGTTTCAGAATTTCGAAAGGAATCCGAATCAACCGTATCAACTTTGGATTTTGAAAAAAGAAGATTCTATCAATCCGGGAAGAAGAATACGAAGAAGTGTATTTTTATTATATTCGACTGCGGATTCTTTTCATTTTGTATTTTTAGAATTGAATCAGTTTATCGATTTTCAAACTCCGTATAGTTTTCAGGACTGGGCAAATTATTCTCTATCGGAATCAAATATCAGACCGTCTTTGGAAGTTTTTATACCGGATTCTGCGATCGGCACGATTTCTTATTTCAAAGCTGAGAATTCAAATGAATCCGTAAAATATCATATTTTTACTAAATTCAATCCGGTAAAGGATTCGAATTTTACTAAAGAGGAAACTCGAAATTCTCCTTTTAAAGATACTGAGAAAAGACTGCTCGAATTGAAAAGTCTATATGATAAGAAATTAATTTCCGAAGAAGAATACAAAAAAAAGCGCGAAGAGATCTTAAAATCTCTTTGA
- the csrA gene encoding carbon storage regulator CsrA yields MLVLARRTNESIMIGDDIEIVIVDIKGDQVKIGVKAPRTVSVHRAEVYKDIQEENKKAAGTKIKPEDLGKIGNILKKKDAGKKE; encoded by the coding sequence GTGCTGGTTCTTGCAAGACGAACCAACGAGTCGATTATGATCGGCGATGACATCGAAATCGTCATCGTCGATATCAAGGGTGATCAGGTAAAGATTGGTGTCAAGGCTCCGAGGACTGTTTCCGTACATAGGGCTGAGGTTTACAAAGATATCCAAGAAGAAAATAAAAAGGCAGCCGGAACCAAGATCAAACCGGAGGATCTCGGAAAGATCGGAAATATTCTTAAAAAGAAAGACGCAGGTAAAAAAGAGTAA